A stretch of Podospora bellae-mahoneyi strain CBS 112042 chromosome 5, whole genome shotgun sequence DNA encodes these proteins:
- the ags1 gene encoding Cell wall alpha-1,3-glucan synthase ags1 (CAZy:GT5; CAZy:GH13; EggNog:ENOG503NUIM; COG:G): MMGASVQSFFLMLLFAASSLSLPYIPEYEEYNLNQNKSARTPLDYWGEWPDHEFQSSPENWRMPFYSLFLDRFVNGDPSNDNANGTAFEVDILSTQLRAGGDVSGLMDTLDYLQGMGIKAIYICGSPFINQPWSADSFSPLDLTLLDQHFGTIAVWRKAIDEIHRRGMYVVFENTISTMGDLLGFEGYLNTTTPFSFTEHKAVWKSPRRYWDFPLGEALVDCEYPRFWDEHGKPVGDDVMSKMTKCRTSDFDQYGDVESFGKYPEWQKQLSKFGFVQDRLREWRPSVLDKIKLFSCMTIASLDIDGFRIDKGLTITLDAQADWSEYIRGCAKKYGKDNFFIPGEIVGGNALGALYYGRGKEPPMFAATPAESYNATNETSTSSYIRPVQALDSACFHYSAYRALTRFLGIDGEYGAEMDTRISWAEGWQDMLMTTDFINANTGKFDPRHMFGVSNQDVFRWPSIQNGTQKYLVGAFIMSLLMPGIPIVNWGEEQAFYVLENIAGNYLYGRQPMTSTNAWELHGCYKVGSEKYFNFPLDAALYGCDDPNVSLDHRDPSHPIRAVVKRFLELRTVYPALNDGFEMYQLSNYTNWIYLPGSNGTGTELGLWSYIRMPHQQLQNFSSVPHGEDPVWLMLGNENRTISYKFNCSDPQTALLSAFGAGATVRNLLYPYEEYTLEPSTKRIDDNEDELFHGCLSELSFPAWGFKAFVPVESWVGPAPVITKFLPGHDYRLESAKDGKTSVEIQIHFSQEMDCEGVFNSIEITSNTVGGAVASLNRGSLRCKKLNVVENSTKYVGQVASVWEFAATINSIPDGIHRITVRNATDKAGTGSTGSTDHFLLRVGPQSNPMVFPRHANYSRELVYAKGEDIFVRHRAAGATKFRCSQTWSSNWTPWLDYTGEDYRLPAKNWTGTNLQDWTGEHVVCQYYSKLAGSSHHQQEGDLDASNLPRRFPHLFINGHFNAFGFDAGIPNKMVQKADSGVWSVDIMAEWPTALQFNVWGLNPDGLPDQTWIFGDVNFDYVLDRLPPGSLRQNVVNITESPPSPFVGWRFEVDDATMRYSKSPAGSRVRQITIFSLMWVLPLLTGWLVVFTFTGSFYKVKHNVSGAVTKHGKLSEKLRQVFEMKEKPLPRPSRPSSDASSVGGPTRPGTSHTTGRGLNGQGLHMDIGAPRKKALIATMEYDIEDWKIKIKIGGLGVMAQLMGKALGHLDIIWVVPCVGGLENAYPNGYPVDQRAEPMEITILGSQYNVDVQYHTLRNITYVLLDAPVFRLQTPANPYPERMDDLDSAIYYSAWNQCIAEALKRFNPDIYHINDFHGALAPLYLLPRVIPCCLSLHNAEFQGMWSLGTKEEKEEVCKVFNLDQKVVERFVQFGEVFNLLHAGASYLREFQHGFGAVGVSKKYGKRSFARYPIFWGLSKIGSLPNPDPSDTAEWSPELEAASQAEKVHVDGEFEAKRAGLRRQAQEWAGLKQDADAELFVFVGRWSMQKGVDIIADVFPSVLEHNPKVQLIAIGPVIDLYGKLAAIKLARLMEQYPGRVFSKPEFTQLPPYIFSGAEFALIPSRDEPFGLVAVEFGRKGALGVGARVGGLGNMPGWYYTVESTSAKHLISQFKDAIEGALASDTETRAKMRAVSAKQRFPVARWVEEISELHSTSIQKSQKHRDKPDHLRLVGLSKTNLSRSASPTPTELQSGRPITPTSFLTPGYNGLPSGGRSPMSDAAGWPLMPPLPSPNTKRYSDVSIRSVTKGRKDFALQKVDPFFTDTDGEYTVEFQKMLANLDAKSSETDLCIEEYLVRSEKQWFQDYKSIKFGLSSSRNTSKVTLVEPPSPGRVHPRFLDVPSRPASPYTPSIASSVYSAEDGDELHATHGQYVSTFETEDVPPVAHATAMQKFMLRKVFDWPIYTLILALGQILAANSYQISLLNGEQGQTAGTLYTIASIYAATSICWWVGSRNLKSVWVLSTPFAIYGLAFLFAGCAPFAQSFYARGWVQNTASGLYAAASSSGSMFFALNFGDEGGAPVRTWVIRACAVQGVQQIYISGLWYWGSLLSSYDSNGIPMARASNTIVSAVCLPVAVLMMALAVVTHLGLPDYYRQTPGSIPSFFKSVFRRKLIICFLVSVIIQNYWLSSNYGRSWRFLWTTAHAQPWQILLLIILFFGLIWIALFWQLAHLSREHSWLFPVLAIGLGAPRWAQIFWGVSGVGTSLPWASDVGGALLSRSLWLWLGVLDALQGTGVGMMLLQTTTRFHNNFALVAAQVLGSVATAVGRATAPNAVGPGPVFPNLALSLDGLGNGWFWVCLLMQGGICVAFGTFFRKEQLSKP; encoded by the exons ATGATGGGTGCGTCGGTACAGTCATTCTTTCTTATGCTTCTTTTTGCAGCGTCCAGTCTTTCACTTCCATATATCCCAGAATATGAGGAATACAACCTCAACCAGAACAAGTCGGCCAGGACACCCCTCGACTATTGGGGAGAGTGGCCTGACCATGAGTTCCAATCATCTCCGGAGAACTGGCGAATGCCATTCTACTCTCTGTTTCTTGACAGATTTGTGAACGGCGACCCATCAAACGACAACGCCAATGGAACTGCTTTCGAGGTCGACATTCTTTCAACCCAGCTGCGGGCCGGTGGCGATGTAAGCGGTCTTATGGACACGCTTGATTATCTTCAGGGCATGGGTATCAAG GCAATCTACATTTGTGGCAGTcccttcatcaaccagcCATGGTCGGCCGATTCATTCAGTCCATTGGACCTGACTCTCCTCGACCAACACTTTGGAACAATTGCGGTCTGGAGAAAGGCCATCGACGAGATTCACCGACGTGGCATGTATGTTGTCTTCGAAAATACCATCTCGACGATGGGTGATCTTCTTGGCTTCGAAGGATACCTCAACACGACCACACCTTTCAGCTTCACCGAACACAAAGCCGTATGGAAGTCACCCCGAAGATACTGGGATTTTCCGCTGGGAGAGGCCCTAGTTGATTGCGAATATCCACGGTTTTGGGATGAGCATGGAAAGCCTGTTGGAGACGATGTGATGTCTAAGATGACCAAGTGTCGAACCAGTGACTTTGACCAG TATGGTGATGTCGAGTCCTTTGGCAAGTACCCAGAATGGCAGAAACAATTATCCAAGTTTGGCTTCGTCCAGGATCGTCTCCGAGAGTGGCGGCCAAGTGTtctcgacaagatcaagctGTTTTCTTGCATGACTATCGCAAGTCTCGACATCGATGGCTTTCGTATCGACAAGGGCCTGACCATCACACTCGACGCTCAAGCAGATTGGTCCGAGTACATCAGGGGATGCGCCAAGAAATATGGCAAAGACAACTTTTTTATTCCGGGCGAAATCGTTGGTGGGAATGCGCTAGGCGCTCTGTATTATGGTCGAGGCAAAGAGCCTCCCATGTTCGCTGCGACACCCGCCGAGAGCTACAACGCAACGAACGAAACAAGCACATCTTCGTACATTCGTCCCGTACAAGCGCTGGACTCTGCCTGTTTTCATTATTCTGCTTATCGTGCTCTCACACGATTTCTCGGCATCGATGGCGAATACGGCGCTGAAATGGATACTCGGATCAGTTGGGCAGAGGGGTGGCAAGATATGCTCATGACGACGGATTTTATCAACGCCAACACTGGCAAGTTCGACCCCCGTCACATGTTTGGCGTGTCCAACCAAGATGTCTTCCGCTGGCCATCAATTCAAAATGGAACGCAAAAGTACCTGGTTGGCGCCTTCATCATGTCTCTCTTGATGCCTGGCATCCCCATCGTCAACTGGGGCGAGGAGCAGGCCTTTTATGTGCTCGAAAACATCGCCGGTAATTATCTTTACGGTCGTCAGCCCATGACTTCAACGAATGCATGGGAGCTTCACGGTTGCTACAAAGTCGGATCTGAAAAGTACTTCAATTTTCCCCTCGACGCTGCTCTCTACGGCTGCGACGATCCCAACGTCAGCCTCGATCATCGTGATCCTTCACACCCAATCCGAGCAGTCGTCAAGAGATTTCTGGAACTAAGAACAGTCTACCCGGCACTTAACGATGGCTTTGAGATGTACCAATTATCGAATTATACCAACTGGATCTACCTTCCCGGATCAAACGGAACTGGCACAGAGCTGGGTCTATGGAGCTACATCAGAATGCCCCATCAACAACTGCAAAACTTTTCGTCAGTACCTCATGGCGAGGACCCGGTGTGGCTAATGCTAGGAAACGAGAACAGGACCATCAGCTACAAGTTCAACTGCTCTGATCCTCAGACAGCTTTGCTATCAGCCTTCGGAGCAGGTGCCACGGTCAGGAACCTCCTATACCCCTATGAGGAGTACACACTTGAACCTTCGACCAAGCGAATTGATGACAATGAAGATGAGTTATTTCACGGCTGCTTGAGTGAGCTCAGCTTCCCCGCTTGGGGGTTCAAGGCCTTTGTTCCCGTCGAAAGCTGGGTCGGCCCAGCTCCTGTCATCACCAAGTTCCTCCCAGGTCATGACTATCGCTTGGAGTCTGCCAAGGACGGCAAAACATCTGTGGAGATACAGATACATTTTTCACAGGAGATGGATTGTGAGGGTGTGTTCAACTCTATCGAGATAACATCCAACACGGTCGGCGGAGCTGTTGCGTCGCTCAATAGGGGGTCCCTGAGATGCAAGAAGCTGAATGTCGTTGAAAATTCCACAAAATACGTTGGTCAGGTCGCATCGGTGTGGGAATTCGCCGCCACAATCAACTCCATTCCCGATGGCATTCACCGCATTACAGTACGGAACGCCACCGACAAAGCGGGCACGGGCAGTACGGGATCAACGGATCACTTCCTGTTGCGAGTTGGGCCCCAGAGCAATCCCATGGTCTTCCCCAGACATGCCAACTACTCCAGGGAGCTTGTCTACGCTAAAGGAGAGGACATCTTTGTTCGCCACAGAGCAGCAGGCGCCACCAAGTTCCGATGTTCTCAAACATGGAGCTCGAACTGGACCCCATGGCTCGATTACACGGGCGAAGACTACAGGCTACCAGCCAAGAATTGGACAGGAACAAACCTGCAGGATTGGACTGGCGAGCATGTCGTCTGTCAGTACTACAGCAAGCTTGCTGGAAGtagccatcaccagcaagaaGGTGACCTGGATGCATCCAACCTACCCCGGCGTTTCCCCCACCTCTTCATCAACGGTCACTTCAATGCGTTCGGGTTCGACGCCGGCATTCCAAACAAGATGGTCCAGAAGGCCGACAGTGGTGTTTGGTCTGTGGATATCATGGCTGAGTGGCCAACCGCTCTGCAATTTAACGTTTGGGGCTTGAACCCGGATGGTCTTCCGGACCAGACGTGGATTTTCGGTGATGTCAACTTCGACTATGTGCTTGACAGACTGCCCCCTGGGTCCTTGAGGCAAAATGTTGTCAACATCACTGagtctcccccttccccttttgtGGGATGGCGGTTTGAAGTGGACGATGCCACCATGAGATACAGCAAGTCTCCAGCAGGCAGCAGGGTACGGCAGATTACAATCTTCTCACTTATGTGGGTGTTGCCGTTGCTTACGGGATGGCTCGTCGTCTTCACATTCACCGGGTCGTTTTACAAAGTCAAGCACAATGTTTCGGGCGCTGTCACGAAGCATGGTAAACTGTCTGAGAAGCTCCGGCAAGTTTTCGAAATGAAGGAAAAGCCATTGCCTCGACCGAGTCGACCCTCGTCTGATGCATCCTCTGTCGGTGGTCCAACACGGCCCGGGACATCACACACAACCGGCAGAGGGTTGAATGGCCAAGGCCTTCATATGGACATTGGGGCTCCTCGCAAGAAGGCCCTCATTGCCACAATGGAGTACGATATCGAAGACTGGaagatcaagatcaagatcggtggtcttggtgtGATGGCACAACTGATGGGCAAAGCTCTTGGCCATCTAGATATCATCTGGGTCGTCCCGTGTGTTGGGGGTCTTGAGAACGCGTATCCTAATGGGTACCCAGTTGATCAACGCGCCGAGCCTATGGAGATCACGATTCTCGGCTCTCAGTACAATGTCGATGTTCAATACCACACGCTCCGGAATATCACCTACGTTCTGCTCGATGCACCAGTTTTCCGCCTTCAAACACCCGCCAATCCGTACCCGGAAAGAATGGATGATCTTGACAGCGCCATTTACTACTCGGCTTGGAACCAGTGTATTGCCGAGGCCTTGAAGCGCTTCAACCCGGACATTTACCACATCAACGACTTCCATGGCGCCCTTGCCCCATTGTACCTACTCCCTCGTGTTATTCCATGCTGCCTTTCTCTTCACAACGCTGAATTTCAGGGAATGTGGAGCCTTGGAacgaaagaagaaaaggaggaggtctgCAAGGTTTTCAACTTGGACCAGAAGGTTGTGGAACGATTTGTGCAATTTGGCGAGGTCTTCAACTTACTGCACGCGGGAGCTAGTTATCTGCGGGAGTTCCAACACGGCTTCGGAGCGGTGGGAGTCTCCAAGAAGTATGGCAAGAGAAGTTTTGCACGATATCCAATTTTCTGGGGCCTCTCAAAGATTGGAAGCCTTCCAAATCCAGATCCTTCGGACACAGCTGAGTGGTCGCCGGAGCTTGAGGCAGCTTCCCAAGCTGAGAAGGTTCACGTTGATGGCGAGTTTGAAGCTAAGCGTGCTGGGCTCCGTCGGCAGGCCCAGGAATGGGCTGGCCTGAAGCAAGATGCAGATGCTGAATTGTTTGTCTTTGTTGGTCGATGGTCTATGCAGAAGGGGGTGGATATTATTGCAGACGTGTTCCCGTCTGTGTTGGAGCACAATCCAAAGGTCCAGTTGATTGCTATCGGGCCAGTTATCGACCTCTATGGCAAGTTGGCTGCTATCAAATTGGCAAGACTTATGGAGCAGTATCCTGGTCGGGTTTTCTCCAAGCCAGAGTTTACGCAGCTGCCTCCATATATCTTCAGTGGTGCTGAGTTTGCGCTTATTCCATCTCGCGACGAGCCGTTTGGCTTGGTGGCAGTGGAATTTGGGAGGAAAGGAgcgttgggggtgggagctCGAGTTG GTGGCCTCGGGAACATGCCCGGGTGGTATTACACTGTCGAATCAACATCGGCCAAGCATCTCATCAGTCAGTTCAAAGATGCCATCGAGGGCGCCCTCGCCTCAGATACGGAGACTCGTGCGAAGATGAGAGCTGTCTCAGCCAAACAGCGCTTCCCAGTCGCGCGATGGGTAGAAGAGATCAGCGAGCTTCACAGCACATCAATCCAAAAGTCTCAGAAGCACAGGGACAAGCCAGACCACCTCCGACTTGTTGGACTCTCCAAGACAAATCTCTCACGTTCTGCTTCACCCACACCGACAGAACTACAGTCTGGCCGACCCATCACTCCTACCTCGTTTCTCACGCCTGGCTACAACGGCCTGCCATCAGGTGGAAGAAGTCCCATGTCTGATGCAGCAGGATGGCCACTTATGCCTCCTCTGCCATCCCCAAATACCAAGAGGTACTCAGATGTCTCTATTCGTTCTGTCACCAAAGGGCGCAAGGACTTTGCACTGCAAAAGGTTGACCCGTTCTTCACGGACACTGATGGCGAATACACTGTCGAGTTCCAGAAAATGTTGGCGAATCTTGATGCCAAATCTTCAGAGACCGATCTCTGTATTGAGGAATATCTGGTCCGGTCTGAAAAGCAATGGTTCCAAGACTACAAGAGCATCAAATTCGGATTATCTTCGTCTCGAAACACATCCAAGGTCACTCTTGTGGAACCACCTTCGCCAGGTCGTGTTCACCCTCGCTTTTTGGATGTTCCATCTCGCCCAGCAAGCCCCTACACACCCAGTATTGCGTCTTCGGTCTACTCAGCCGAGGATGGAGACGAATTGCATGCCACTCATGGGCAGTATGTTTCCACTTTTGAGACGGAAGATGTGCCTCCCGTGGCGCATGCGACTGCTATGCAGAAGTTCATGCTTCGAAAGGTGTTTGACTGGCCTATTTACACTCTCATTTTGGCGCTTGGACAAATCCTAGCTGCCAACTCGTACCAGATTTCCCTGCTCAATGGCGAACAGGGTCAGACAGCGGGAACGCTTTACACTATTGCCTCGATTTACGCCGCAACGTCCATTTGCTGGTGGGTCGGTTCCCGCAATCTCAAATCTGTCTGGGTCTTGTCTACACCTTTTGCCATCTACGGtcttgcttttctctttgctgGCTGCGCGCCGTTTGCGCAGTCATTCTATGCGCGAGGCTGGGTCCAGAACACAGCCTCTGGGCTGTATGCAGCAGCATCTTCCAGCGGATCAATGTTCTTTGCTCTCAACTTTGGCGACGAGGGCGGTGCGCCAGTGAGGACATGGGTCATCCGTGCCTGCGCTGTGCAGGGTGTACAGCAGATTTACATCAGCGGTCTCTGGTACTGGGGATCTCTTCTCAGTTCTTACGACAGCAACGGTATCCCCATGGCGCGGGCATCCAACACAATTGTGTCGGCCGTCTGTCTCCCTGTTGCGgtgctgatgatggcatTAGCGGTTGTCACCCACCTCGGCTTGCCTGATTACTACCGCCAAACTCCGGGGTCCATCCCATCATTTTTCAAGTCTGTTTTCCGACGCAAGCTAATTATC TGCTTCCTCGTTTCCGTCATAATCCAAAACTACTGGCTCTCCTCCAACTACGGCCGCAGCTGGCGCTTCCTCTGGACGACGGCCCACGCCCAACCCTGGCAGATCCTgctgctcatcatcctcttctttgGCCTAATCTGGATCGCGCTCTTCTGGCAACTCGCCCACCTGTCGCGCGAGCACAGCTGGCTCTTCCCCGTGCTCGCCATCGGCCTCGGCGCACCACGTTGGGCGCAAATCTTTTGGGGTGTCTCCGGGGTTggcacctccctcccctggGCATCAGACGTGGGCGGGGCTCTGCTGTCGAGATCGTTATGGCTTTGGCTCGGGGTCTTGGATGCGTTGCAAGGCACAGGGGTAGGCATGATGCTTTTGCAGACCACGACGAGGTTTCACAACAATTTTGCGCTGGTGGCGGCGCAGGTGCTGGGGAGTGTGGCTacggcggtggggagggcgacGGCGCCGAATGCGGTTGGGCCGGGGCCGGTGTTTCCGAATTTGGCGTTGAGtcttgatgggttggggaatgggtggttttgggtttgtttgttgatgcAGGGGGGGATATGTGTGGCTTTTGGGACGTTTTTTAGGAAGGAGCAGTTGAGTAAACCTTGA
- a CDS encoding hypothetical protein (EggNog:ENOG503P7GI) gives MLFHLSARLGRSFWALLAVLMGLLMAIAPASAAMSPAEIAVACHSLARMAFDLKDLVNVVAQKRNPGPFQDILDEFNDISDSCLSNISVMIRSSGVTDQADQQLIYEAYSNGLFELMDSVTESAPVLIVLDKQAEFRIPAAVREVAGVVDALLYQLMAIFPTNTSYSSQTANQKTQVDTHFRQAVHAFHLATANTGSPYSNTTSLYPSDQMSRENDAVMVLWRWTSFYP, from the exons ATGTTGTTTCATTTGTCAGCTCGACTCGGCCGTAGTTTCTGGGCCCTCCTTGCGGTACTCATGGGGCTGCTCATGGCTATCGCTCCGGCGAGCGCAGCCATGTCCCCCGCAGAGATCGCGGTCGCTTGCCACAGCCTTGCCCGCATGGCATTCGACCTGAAAGATCTCGTAAATGTGGTTGCGCAGAAGAGAAATCCGGGACCTTTCCAG GATATCCTTGACGAGTTCAATGATATTTCCGACTCTTGtctctccaacatctcggTCATGATCCGCTCTTCTGGCGTGACTGACCAGGCCGACCAGCAGCTGATTTACGAGGCTTACTCCAAT GGCCTCTTTGAGCTGATGGACTCCGTCACCGAATCTGCCCCggtcctcatcgtcctcgatAAGCAAGCCGAGTTCCGTATTCCTGCCGCCGTCCGCGAAGTCGCCGGCGTCGTGGATGCTTTACTCTATCAGCTCATGGCCATCTTTCCGACCAACACGTCCTATTCATCGCAGACCGCAAACCAAAAGACCCAAGTCGATACGCACTTTCGTCAGGCCGTCCACGCGTTCCATCTGGCTACGGCCAACACTGGATCGCCATACTCCAACACCACATCCCTTTA CCCATCCGATCAG ATGTCCAGAGAAAACGACGCCGTGATGGTTCTCTGGAGGTGGACCTCCTTTTACCCCTGA
- a CDS encoding hypothetical protein (EggNog:ENOG503NU4U; COG:G) → MSSDAPLVSFLPLGAIIQELRVGDLNIVQGFPTQDLYVSHNGPFFGETIGRVANRISNAKLDSLNGGKTYSLAANNGVNNLHGGVVGWGKRVWDGPVPVGVREIPGVGKIEGGESVKFTLVSEDGDEGFPGEVKATVVYTVGKQTEGGKEVVVLGMEYEAELVGEGVEETVVNMTNHSYFNLTGGSSIEGTEVTLVTNNYLPVDDGGIPTGGPAPFAKVQGQTPFVLGAQEPDIDDCFVVNEAAGSIPIDTRAESLTKLVSARHPETGIHLEVLSTEPAFQFYTGKYIDVPEVAGIPARKARSGFCVEPSRYVNAANVPEWKSQMLLKKGEKYGTRTVYRAWKE, encoded by the exons ATGTCCTCCGACGCCCCCCTCGtctcttttctccctctGGGAGCCATCATCCAAGAGCTTCGCGTCGGCGACCTCAATATCGTCCAGGGCTTCCCCACTCAGGACCTCTACGTCTCCCACAACGGCCCCTTCTTTGGGGAGACCATCGGCCGGGTTGCGAACCGCATCTCTAATGCCAAGCTTGACAGTCTGAATGGGGGCAAGACGTATAGCTTGGCTGCGAACAACGGGGTGAATAACCTCCACGGAGGAGTCGTTGgttgggggaagagggtctGGGATGGGCCGGTTCCTGTTGGTGTCAGAGAGATTCCTGGGGTGGGCAAGATTGAAGGCGGGGAGAGCGTCAAGTTTACGCTTGTGagcgaggatggggatgaggggtttccgggggaggtgaaggcgACGGTGGTGTATACTGTGGGCAAGCAGacggagggggggaaggaggttgttgtgcTGGGGATGGAGTACGAGGCTGagctggttggggagggggtggaggagacggttGTCAATATGACGAATCACTC TTACTTCAACCTTACCGGCGGCTCGTCAATCGAAGGCACGGAGGTCACCCTCGTGACGAACAACTACCTCCCCGTTGACGACGGCGGTATTCCTACCGGCGGTCCCGCCCCCTTTGCCAAGGTCCAGGGACAGACTCCGTTTGTTCTTGGTGCTCAAGAGCCGGATATTGACGACTGCTTCGTTGTTAACGAGGCCGCTGGTTCTATTCCTATCGACACCCGCGCCGAGTCCCTGACCAAGCTCGTCAGCGCTAGACACCCCGAGACTGGCATCCACCTCGAGGTTCTCAGCACCGAGCCCGCCTTCCAGTTCTATACTGGTAAGTACATTGACGTGCCTGAGGTGGCTGGCATCCCGGCGCGCAAGGCCAGAAGTGGGTTCTGTGTCGAGCCGAGCCGTTATGTGAATGCGGCGAATGTGCCCGAGTGGAAGAGCCAGATGCTGCtcaagaagggggagaagtaCGGGACGAGGACTGTGtacagggcttggaaggaGTAG